One Lacipirellulaceae bacterium DNA window includes the following coding sequences:
- a CDS encoding GxxExxY protein, with protein sequence MKKLLHESITEDIIGSAFEVHNYLGYGFLEKVYQRAMQVELLSRNRACELERKLVVKYKNVIVGDYSADLFVEDVVIVELKVAKQLNVLDDSQLLNELQATGEKVGLLINFGKEKVEFTRMVN encoded by the coding sequence ATGAAAAAACTACTTCATGAGTCGATCACAGAAGACATTATTGGGTCTGCGTTCGAGGTCCATAACTACTTGGGCTATGGATTCTTGGAGAAGGTTTATCAACGGGCAATGCAGGTCGAACTGCTTTCTCGCAATCGTGCTTGTGAATTGGAAAGAAAACTGGTTGTGAAGTACAAGAATGTGATTGTAGGAGACTATTCGGCAGACCTATTTGTCGAAGATGTTGTGATTGTCGAGCTGAAGGTCGCCAAGCAGTTAAATGTATTAGACGACTCTCAACTTCTAAATGAACTACAAGCAACAGGAGAAAAAGTAGGCCTCTTAATCAATTTCGGAAAGGAAAAGGTAGAGTTCACGAGAATGGTCAACTAG
- a CDS encoding UvrD-helicase domain-containing protein — protein sequence MAGLNPAQRDAVQTLSGPMLVLAGAGTGKTRVVTTRIAELIRRGTAADRILAVTFTRKAAGEMQERAMALLSRGKSKKPKGKKSVARPQISTFHSLCVKILRRHIQQLGYPERFTICDRGDQESIARAALREIRVPDETLRPGDLLAIISNWKNKSIEATAAASLAESDREHLAAAAYRRYQKQLELRGAVDFDDLLLLTEKLMTKHPAIRREEAGLFDQILVDEYQDTNGSQYRIVKALAMGHRNLCVVGDDDQSIYGWRGAEVQHILRFTKDWPEAKVVRLEENYRSTGAILNYANTLIAFNKQRHDKILRPARGDGGRPQILQLQDETQEAETVVADIHHALQQPGVKAGDFAILCRTNEQPRVFETELRRMNLPYVLLGGMSFFDRKEVRDLVAYLKVVDNPNDETSLLRIINTPPRGIGASTVKALVAEAVSTGKSLWETIPAAIAAGKLPRAASESVEKLVKLVCDLRELAERLPLDKLVDSVVDRSQYHRELDRIYPDPNDREARRASVEELINAAGNYASGKDEATLREFLDDVAVGGDDLGDDKEKELARNAVALLTMHSAKGLEYPFVYMVGMEEGILPHKRSLEAIEASAIDEERRLCYVGVTRAQEKLTLSFALTRRKWGKPRETTPSRFLYEMTGQAENAHKPKGPKGKQRTTARRGKR from the coding sequence ATGGCCGGACTCAACCCCGCACAACGCGATGCCGTTCAAACCCTATCTGGTCCGATGCTTGTGCTGGCCGGAGCGGGGACGGGGAAGACACGCGTGGTGACAACTCGCATCGCCGAACTCATCCGCCGAGGTACCGCCGCAGATCGCATTTTGGCCGTCACGTTCACTCGCAAAGCCGCGGGAGAAATGCAAGAACGGGCGATGGCTCTACTCTCTCGGGGCAAAAGCAAAAAGCCCAAAGGGAAGAAGTCTGTCGCGCGACCGCAGATCTCGACGTTTCACAGTCTGTGCGTGAAGATCCTGCGGCGGCATATTCAGCAGTTGGGCTATCCCGAACGATTCACGATCTGTGATCGGGGGGATCAGGAATCGATCGCGCGTGCCGCCCTACGCGAGATTCGCGTCCCCGATGAAACCCTCCGCCCGGGCGATCTGCTGGCGATTATTAGCAACTGGAAAAACAAGTCGATCGAGGCGACCGCTGCCGCTTCGCTTGCCGAGTCAGACCGAGAGCACTTGGCCGCAGCAGCTTACCGGCGTTATCAGAAACAGTTAGAACTTCGCGGGGCTGTGGACTTTGATGATCTCCTGCTCCTCACTGAAAAGCTCATGACCAAGCATCCGGCTATTCGGCGAGAGGAGGCGGGGCTGTTCGATCAGATCCTGGTCGACGAATACCAGGACACCAACGGCAGCCAGTACCGCATCGTCAAAGCGCTGGCGATGGGGCATCGCAACCTGTGCGTCGTGGGGGACGACGATCAATCGATCTACGGCTGGCGGGGTGCTGAGGTCCAACACATCTTACGGTTCACGAAAGACTGGCCCGAGGCGAAGGTCGTCCGATTAGAGGAGAACTATCGCTCGACCGGAGCCATTCTGAACTATGCGAACACCCTTATTGCGTTCAACAAGCAACGACACGACAAAATCCTTCGACCAGCACGCGGGGACGGCGGGCGTCCTCAGATTCTACAATTGCAAGATGAAACGCAGGAAGCGGAAACGGTGGTCGCCGATATCCACCACGCACTCCAACAACCAGGGGTGAAAGCCGGTGACTTCGCCATTCTTTGTCGGACCAACGAACAGCCGCGTGTGTTCGAGACGGAATTGAGGCGAATGAATCTGCCATACGTTCTGCTGGGAGGCATGAGTTTTTTCGATCGGAAAGAAGTTCGTGACTTAGTTGCTTATCTCAAGGTTGTGGACAACCCGAACGACGAAACTTCCTTGCTGCGAATCATCAATACTCCGCCGCGTGGCATCGGAGCTTCGACCGTGAAAGCCTTAGTCGCTGAGGCTGTCTCCACGGGAAAAAGCCTTTGGGAAACGATTCCTGCTGCGATAGCCGCTGGTAAACTTCCCAGAGCGGCATCCGAGTCGGTCGAAAAGCTCGTCAAACTGGTGTGCGATCTTCGTGAGCTGGCAGAGCGGCTGCCGCTCGACAAGCTGGTCGATTCCGTTGTTGATCGTTCGCAGTACCACCGCGAGTTAGACCGCATCTACCCCGACCCGAACGATCGCGAAGCGCGACGTGCCTCGGTCGAAGAGCTCATCAATGCGGCAGGAAACTACGCCTCCGGGAAAGACGAAGCAACGCTACGCGAGTTTCTCGACGACGTCGCCGTCGGTGGTGATGACCTGGGCGACGACAAGGAAAAGGAGCTCGCCCGTAATGCAGTCGCGCTACTCACGATGCACTCCGCGAAGGGTCTGGAATATCCTTTCGTGTACATGGTAGGGATGGAGGAAGGCATCTTGCCGCATAAGCGCTCACTCGAAGCAATCGAAGCAAGTGCCATCGATGAAGAGCGACGCTTGTGCTACGTCGGTGTGACACGTGCTCAAGAAAAACTAACGCTTAGCTTTGCACTAACACGACGAAAATGGGGCAAACCTCGGGAAACGACTCCTAGCCGGTTCCTCTACGAAATGACGGGGCAAGCCGAGAATGCTCATAAACCTAAGGGACCGAAGGGTAAGCAGAGGACGACCGCACGGCGGGGGAAGCGCTAG
- a CDS encoding RluA family pseudouridine synthase translates to MSAQPQPEEAKSLFKVEAEQAGQRLDAFLSKQISAVSRVQIKRSIDAGQCSVNGKSQKASFKLAVDDQVELTLLAAQPTGPKPEPIALEVLFEDESIAVVNKPAGMVVHPAKGHWEGTLASALAHRFQSLSKVGGETRPGIVHRLDRDTTGVIVVAKTDAAHRHLSQQFQDRTVKKQYLAIVLGRPDRDRDRIEFPIGPHPSSREKMALRADHADSRVAETFYEVLQRYPGFSLVRAEPKTGRTHQIRLHMVHAGHPILCDKLYGGRSRLTLGELRALVRVKHFRDELDSDTVVLDRQALHAHRLSLTHPKSGESMDFEAPLPADMAQLQSMLQEIAQSR, encoded by the coding sequence ATGTCTGCTCAGCCCCAGCCCGAAGAGGCCAAGAGCCTGTTTAAGGTTGAAGCCGAGCAGGCCGGGCAGCGGCTTGATGCTTTCCTCTCGAAGCAAATCTCCGCAGTCAGCCGTGTTCAGATTAAGCGAAGCATTGATGCAGGTCAGTGTTCCGTCAACGGCAAGTCACAGAAGGCTTCCTTCAAGCTCGCCGTTGATGATCAGGTCGAGCTGACTCTGCTCGCAGCCCAGCCCACAGGGCCCAAGCCTGAGCCAATCGCACTCGAAGTTCTTTTCGAAGACGAGTCGATCGCCGTCGTGAACAAACCAGCGGGCATGGTGGTCCATCCGGCGAAGGGGCATTGGGAAGGAACTTTGGCGAGTGCTTTAGCTCACCGATTTCAGAGCCTCAGCAAAGTTGGTGGCGAAACTCGGCCAGGAATCGTTCACCGTCTCGATCGCGATACGACCGGGGTGATCGTCGTCGCGAAAACCGACGCCGCGCATCGTCATCTTTCGCAACAGTTTCAGGATCGCACGGTCAAGAAGCAATATCTGGCAATCGTTCTCGGACGGCCCGACCGAGATCGGGATCGGATAGAGTTTCCTATCGGCCCTCACCCGTCGAGTCGCGAAAAGATGGCACTGCGTGCCGATCATGCGGACAGCCGAGTAGCCGAAACTTTCTACGAAGTGCTCCAGCGCTATCCGGGGTTCTCGCTAGTGCGGGCTGAACCGAAGACGGGTCGTACGCATCAAATTCGGCTTCACATGGTTCACGCGGGGCATCCCATCCTGTGCGATAAGCTCTACGGGGGCCGTTCGCGCTTGACTCTCGGAGAACTGCGGGCGTTAGTCCGAGTGAAGCATTTCCGTGACGAGTTGGACTCTGATACGGTCGTGCTTGATCGTCAGGCTCTTCACGCTCACCGTCTAAGCCTGACTCACCCGAAGAGCGGTGAGTCAATGGACTTCGAAGCTCCTCTTCCTGCCGATATGGCCCAACTGCAATCCATGTTGCAGGAAATCGCCCAATCGCGTTAA
- the mscL gene encoding large-conductance mechanosensitive channel protein MscL yields MGMIKEFKEFAMKGNVVDMAVGVVIGGAFGKIISSLVGDVIMPAVGLVTGGVDFSAMKYKLQEAVPAVKDAEGNVTTPAVEEVAINYGTFINTAIDFLIIAFAIFMAIKAMNSMKKKEEEAPKAPPEDVQLLREIRDSLAK; encoded by the coding sequence ATGGGAATGATCAAGGAGTTCAAAGAATTTGCCATGAAGGGCAACGTGGTGGACATGGCTGTCGGCGTGGTGATTGGCGGTGCGTTCGGCAAGATCATTAGCTCGTTGGTCGGCGATGTCATTATGCCGGCAGTCGGATTGGTGACCGGAGGCGTCGACTTTTCCGCAATGAAATACAAACTTCAGGAAGCTGTGCCCGCGGTGAAGGATGCGGAAGGCAATGTCACTACGCCTGCCGTTGAGGAGGTCGCCATCAACTATGGAACTTTCATTAACACAGCGATTGACTTCCTGATTATCGCCTTCGCCATTTTTATGGCCATCAAAGCGATGAACTCGATGAAGAAGAAGGAAGAGGAAGCCCCCAAGGCGCCACCTGAAGATGTTCAGCTTCTCCGCGAGATTCGCGATAGCTTGGCGAAGTAG
- a CDS encoding PIG-L family deacetylase, giving the protein MGTEDYQQLDVIAVGAHPDDVEIACGGTLASLVQQGYRVGIIDLTDGEPTPGSPGPEVRLEEARRAAEVLGVHERITLDLPNRRLFDSFEARVELAIEFRKYRPKLVLGFGEKTPLASPDHWQAMQITDAAIFYSRLTKWDEHLEGLPTHRIDAQLYYTLAFYSAKPMDGPGQIVCDVSETLETKLNAVRCYETQFPPEKQNIFPRVESWARMLGQTAGFEAGELFVSPRTLGTKNLMGAVFGDVVVSPPSETNL; this is encoded by the coding sequence ATGGGCACTGAAGACTACCAGCAACTTGATGTCATCGCGGTGGGCGCTCACCCTGACGACGTGGAAATCGCTTGTGGCGGCACGCTCGCCTCGCTCGTACAGCAAGGCTATCGCGTTGGGATTATCGATCTCACCGATGGCGAGCCGACTCCCGGTTCTCCAGGACCCGAGGTGCGTTTGGAAGAAGCGCGCAGAGCGGCAGAGGTGCTTGGCGTTCACGAACGCATCACGCTTGATCTGCCGAATCGAAGATTGTTCGATAGTTTTGAGGCACGCGTCGAACTGGCGATTGAGTTTCGCAAGTATCGGCCAAAGCTAGTGCTTGGTTTCGGTGAGAAAACGCCCCTCGCCTCGCCCGATCACTGGCAGGCGATGCAGATCACCGACGCGGCAATCTTCTATTCGCGGCTTACGAAGTGGGACGAACACCTTGAAGGCCTGCCGACGCATCGTATCGACGCCCAGCTCTACTACACGCTCGCCTTCTACTCCGCCAAACCGATGGACGGTCCAGGGCAGATCGTTTGCGACGTGAGCGAAACGCTGGAAACGAAACTCAACGCCGTGCGTTGCTACGAAACGCAGTTTCCTCCAGAAAAACAGAACATCTTCCCGCGCGTCGAGTCTTGGGCGCGAATGCTCGGACAAACGGCTGGTTTCGAAGCGGGTGAGTTATTTGTTAGCCCTCGAACGCTAGGTACTAAGAACCTCATGGGCGCCGTGTTCGGCGACGTTGTTGTGTCGCCACCTAGCGAGACGAATCTTTAG
- a CDS encoding class II aldolase/adducin family protein encodes MNASQALDDAKRLMCDIGERMYQRQLVAGSEGNLSLRSKDNEILCTPTGLCKGRLSPSDLCLVTPEGDPLAGDRSPSSEIKLHLEILHARSDIQAVVHAHPPYATTLAVLKQPLPRAVTPESEVFFGKVAIAHYETPGTKAFAETVLPFLSDSNACLLAHHGGVTYGNSLEHAYHLMEMLEAHCRTIYLARQLGEIPTIPAGKLPELVALRKQLYSYE; translated from the coding sequence ATGAACGCTTCGCAAGCTCTCGACGACGCCAAACGCCTGATGTGCGACATCGGTGAGCGGATGTATCAGCGGCAACTGGTTGCTGGTAGCGAAGGTAATCTCAGTCTGCGAAGCAAGGACAACGAAATCCTCTGCACCCCCACAGGACTTTGCAAAGGACGGCTTTCGCCTAGCGATCTTTGTCTCGTGACCCCAGAAGGCGACCCACTTGCAGGAGATCGCTCACCCTCCAGCGAAATCAAACTTCATTTGGAAATTCTGCACGCCAGAAGCGACATCCAAGCAGTTGTTCACGCACACCCACCGTACGCAACGACACTGGCCGTTCTCAAACAGCCTTTACCCCGTGCGGTGACGCCGGAGTCGGAAGTCTTTTTTGGTAAGGTGGCGATTGCGCATTACGAAACGCCCGGTACAAAAGCTTTCGCGGAGACGGTCTTACCCTTTCTTTCAGACAGCAACGCCTGCCTGTTGGCACACCACGGAGGCGTGACCTACGGCAACAGCCTCGAGCATGCCTATCACCTGATGGAAATGCTCGAAGCTCATTGTCGCACGATTTATTTGGCTAGACAGCTTGGCGAAATCCCGACGATCCCGGCAGGCAAGCTACCCGAGTTGGTGGCATTGAGGAAGCAACTCTACTCCTACGAATAA
- the purN gene encoding phosphoribosylglycinamide formyltransferase: MPATSQKMTIAVLLSGGGRTLANILEHTKAEQLPVDVRLVISSTAKAGGLNIAEEAGIPTSVFDRSEYDSDLSYGEAIFAACREAEVDYVVMAGFLKLAPVPKDFAGRVVNIHPSLIPAFCGHGMYGNRVHQAVLDYGAKVTGVTVHFVDNEYDNGPIIWQQPVPVFDNDTADTLAARVFETEKDAYPHVLKLLAAGRVKLEGRKVTITK; encoded by the coding sequence ATGCCAGCCACCTCACAAAAAATGACGATTGCCGTCCTGCTGTCTGGTGGCGGACGGACGCTTGCGAACATTCTAGAACATACCAAGGCAGAGCAGTTGCCAGTGGATGTCCGACTCGTCATTTCCAGCACCGCGAAAGCGGGCGGATTGAACATCGCCGAGGAGGCAGGAATCCCGACCTCAGTCTTCGACCGTTCCGAGTACGACTCCGACCTCTCCTATGGCGAAGCAATCTTTGCCGCCTGCCGCGAAGCGGAAGTCGACTACGTCGTGATGGCGGGCTTCTTGAAGCTCGCTCCAGTGCCCAAGGACTTCGCGGGGCGGGTTGTCAATATTCATCCGTCACTTATTCCTGCCTTCTGCGGCCACGGCATGTATGGGAATCGCGTTCATCAAGCGGTGCTTGATTACGGTGCAAAGGTCACAGGCGTCACAGTCCATTTCGTGGATAACGAGTACGACAACGGGCCGATCATCTGGCAGCAACCCGTGCCGGTGTTCGACAATGACACGGCTGACACTCTGGCGGCTCGTGTGTTCGAAACTGAGAAAGATGCCTATCCCCATGTCCTCAAGTTGCTGGCCGCCGGTAGAGTGAAACTCGAAGGTCGCAAAGTAACTATTACCAAGTAG
- the ileS gene encoding isoleucine--tRNA ligase: protein MFPPVDKDKTFPQREEAILDFWKENGIYEKTLKARADAPPFVFYEGPPTANGMPHPGHCLTRAIKDLFPRYKTMRGFRCERKAGWDTHGLPVEVEVCKELGIHSKEEIENYGIEPFIQLCQKSVWRYMQEWERLTERLGFWVNLEDAYVTYHQSYVESVWWSLKQLHERGLLYQGHKIVWWWAQGGTALSAGEVGQGYREVADPSVFVKFPLLEDGQVSKTSLVVWTTTPWTLPSNQFAAVHPEIEYATVEDTETGELLILASDLVEAIATKSKRELKTIATCQGQELVGRRYVPPFETYYTLAGAQHRQSLCSEEVPFKLGGAQRGKLKDGSEDYLAWRVVAADFVTTDSGSGVVHQAPAFGEVDYEVLVAEQARFDTGEGPTLINCVGSDGKFTDEAPEFVRGRWVKDCDKDINRNLKERGLLFHQEQYLHDYPFCWRAEEDPLIQYPRESWFIKTTAFKDAMLENNSHINWLPEHIKDGRFGKFLESNVDWALSRERFWGTPLPVWQCNRCDKQQAVGSYEELLSKPLARGNEVWEEAKKANPELPDDLRVHKPYIDAVTFECEECFSGRMHRVPEVIDCWYDSGAMPFAQWGFRGQEVGPERDRFENQFPADFISEALDQTRGWFYSQVAISTMLFGQGSANVNPQSAMPNPQSPPHPFKNCIVLGLMLGEDGQKMSKSKRNYRAPNEIFDLYGADALRWYFFANQPPWTSIRYSEQAIKDSVPEFLLRLWNVYSFFTIYANIDEFAPDGLGARGQGLGDSFVEQFGESKTYRVASERGELDRWILSELNRTISTVVDRMDEYDNYNACQAIIAFVDALSNWYVRRSRDRFWAKDKQDPGKLDAYWTLYECLLTTTKMIAPFVPFLAESLWQQLSLDSEESVHLCSYPESNAEAIDETLSERMDLVRLISSLGRNARTSAELKVRQPLAKVEVILADPAHQEWLAEHAAVIEEELNVKAVEFSDQPEKYVDYQVLPNFKLLGKKLGKLIPKVKQALGKADGAALLAEMKANDKVTLDIEGDSVELTDEEIEVRLTAKEGWAAANDRGVVVVLATDLTEDLIAEGLARDLVRVIQDRRKELGCEFTDRIEVGVVTDSELLKQAVEQFNEYLASETLSETVSAEGLSDVDPVEIKIGDHTAKLFVAVTCKQ from the coding sequence ATGTTTCCCCCCGTCGATAAAGACAAAACCTTTCCGCAACGCGAAGAAGCCATCCTCGACTTTTGGAAAGAGAATGGCATCTACGAGAAGACTTTGAAAGCGCGGGCCGATGCTCCGCCCTTTGTGTTCTACGAAGGCCCGCCGACAGCCAACGGCATGCCCCACCCTGGGCACTGCCTAACTCGGGCGATCAAGGACTTGTTCCCGCGTTACAAAACAATGCGGGGATTCCGATGCGAACGTAAAGCAGGCTGGGACACCCACGGCCTGCCCGTCGAGGTTGAGGTTTGCAAAGAACTGGGCATCCACAGTAAAGAAGAAATCGAAAACTACGGCATCGAGCCCTTCATACAGCTCTGCCAGAAAAGCGTCTGGCGATACATGCAGGAGTGGGAACGCCTCACGGAGCGGCTCGGCTTCTGGGTAAATCTCGAAGACGCTTACGTCACTTATCACCAAAGCTATGTCGAAAGCGTCTGGTGGAGCCTCAAGCAACTTCACGAGCGCGGCTTACTTTATCAGGGCCACAAAATTGTTTGGTGGTGGGCCCAAGGCGGAACGGCACTATCGGCAGGCGAAGTCGGTCAAGGCTATCGCGAGGTGGCTGACCCGAGTGTGTTCGTAAAGTTTCCTCTCCTTGAAGATGGTCAGGTTTCAAAAACATCACTCGTCGTTTGGACGACCACTCCTTGGACCTTGCCCTCGAACCAGTTCGCGGCAGTTCATCCCGAAATTGAGTATGCCACCGTTGAAGATACCGAAACGGGCGAACTGCTGATCCTCGCCAGCGACCTTGTGGAAGCGATTGCAACAAAGTCGAAGCGAGAGCTGAAGACAATCGCTACTTGCCAGGGCCAAGAACTCGTCGGACGACGCTACGTTCCACCGTTCGAGACTTACTACACACTCGCCGGGGCGCAGCATCGGCAATCGCTTTGTAGTGAAGAAGTCCCCTTCAAGCTCGGCGGTGCTCAGCGTGGGAAACTGAAAGACGGCTCGGAAGACTACTTGGCGTGGCGAGTCGTAGCCGCCGATTTCGTGACCACCGACAGTGGCTCGGGCGTGGTTCATCAAGCGCCGGCTTTTGGCGAAGTCGACTATGAGGTCCTGGTCGCTGAGCAAGCTCGCTTCGACACGGGCGAAGGGCCGACGCTCATCAACTGCGTCGGGTCCGATGGCAAGTTCACTGACGAGGCCCCTGAGTTCGTCCGCGGTCGTTGGGTGAAGGATTGCGATAAGGACATCAATCGCAATCTCAAAGAACGCGGCCTGCTGTTCCACCAAGAACAGTACCTGCACGATTACCCGTTCTGCTGGCGGGCTGAGGAAGACCCGCTGATCCAGTACCCGCGGGAAAGTTGGTTTATCAAGACCACCGCTTTCAAAGACGCGATGCTGGAGAACAACTCCCATATCAATTGGCTACCCGAGCACATCAAGGATGGCCGTTTCGGGAAGTTCCTCGAATCGAACGTCGACTGGGCACTCAGCCGCGAGCGATTCTGGGGTACCCCTTTGCCCGTATGGCAATGCAATCGGTGCGACAAACAGCAGGCTGTTGGGAGCTACGAAGAGTTGCTTTCGAAACCGCTAGCTAGAGGAAATGAAGTTTGGGAAGAAGCCAAAAAGGCGAACCCAGAGCTACCAGACGATCTACGCGTTCATAAGCCATACATCGATGCCGTAACCTTTGAATGTGAAGAGTGCTTCAGCGGTCGCATGCACCGCGTCCCCGAAGTGATCGACTGCTGGTACGACAGCGGTGCGATGCCGTTTGCACAGTGGGGTTTCCGGGGCCAAGAAGTCGGACCCGAACGCGACCGCTTCGAGAACCAATTCCCGGCGGACTTTATTAGCGAGGCCCTCGACCAAACGCGGGGTTGGTTCTATTCGCAGGTTGCCATTAGCACGATGCTGTTTGGCCAAGGTTCAGCTAACGTCAATCCGCAATCCGCAATGCCAAATCCGCAATCGCCACCTCATCCCTTCAAGAACTGCATCGTCCTCGGCCTGATGCTCGGCGAGGACGGGCAGAAGATGAGTAAGAGCAAGCGGAACTACCGCGCTCCGAACGAGATCTTCGACCTCTACGGTGCGGACGCGCTTCGTTGGTACTTCTTCGCTAACCAGCCGCCATGGACTTCGATTCGTTATAGCGAACAGGCAATCAAAGATAGCGTGCCCGAGTTTCTACTACGGCTCTGGAACGTCTACAGCTTCTTCACAATCTACGCCAACATTGACGAATTCGCTCCGGACGGGCTAGGGGCCAGGGGCCAGGGGCTAGGGGATTCATTTGTAGAACAGTTCGGCGAGAGCAAGACTTACCGGGTAGCTTCTGAGCGTGGCGAGCTCGACCGTTGGATTCTCAGCGAACTGAATCGCACAATCTCCACCGTCGTCGATCGGATGGACGAGTACGATAACTACAACGCCTGCCAGGCAATCATTGCTTTCGTTGACGCGCTATCGAACTGGTACGTCCGCCGCAGCCGCGACCGGTTCTGGGCAAAGGATAAGCAAGATCCCGGGAAGCTTGACGCCTACTGGACGCTTTACGAGTGCCTGCTAACGACCACGAAGATGATCGCACCGTTTGTGCCTTTCTTGGCGGAGAGTCTCTGGCAGCAGCTCTCGCTGGACTCTGAAGAGAGCGTGCACCTTTGCAGCTATCCTGAAAGCAACGCTGAGGCGATCGATGAAACGCTTTCCGAGCGCATGGACCTCGTCCGGCTGATCTCGTCGCTCGGACGCAACGCTCGCACCAGTGCGGAGCTAAAAGTCCGCCAACCACTGGCCAAGGTCGAGGTCATCCTCGCCGATCCGGCGCACCAAGAATGGCTCGCCGAACACGCCGCTGTCATTGAAGAAGAGCTCAACGTCAAAGCGGTTGAATTCAGCGATCAACCGGAGAAGTACGTTGACTATCAGGTGCTGCCAAACTTCAAACTGCTGGGCAAGAAACTCGGCAAGCTAATTCCGAAAGTGAAACAAGCACTCGGCAAGGCCGACGGCGCCGCGTTGCTTGCCGAAATGAAGGCGAACGACAAAGTCACTCTCGACATCGAAGGCGATTCAGTTGAGCTGACCGATGAGGAAATCGAAGTCCGACTCACCGCCAAAGAGGGCTGGGCGGCAGCGAATGACCGTGGCGTTGTTGTCGTGCTTGCCACTGATCTTACCGAGGACCTCATCGCCGAAGGTTTAGCACGTGACCTTGTGCGTGTGATTCAGGATCGACGTAAGGAACTCGGATGTGAATTCACTGATCGAATCGAAGTCGGTGTCGTTACCGATTCTGAGTTGCTCAAGCAAGCCGTCGAACAATTCAACGAGTATTTGGCTAGCGAAACCCTTAGCGAAACAGTGAGCGCTGAAGGACTTTCCGACGTCGATCCTGTCGAAATTAAAATCGGGGACCACACTGCCAAACTCTTCGTCGCCGTTACTTGCAAGCAATAG
- a CDS encoding lysylphosphatidylglycerol synthase transmembrane domain-containing protein codes for MSDAAAKRRHRLIAAAKVLLAVGIMAFLLYRLQGEDVFNRLLNEPKDWQRLVLAQVAILTAFSISCVRWYFLVKALGIKFHMSDAFRLGSLGFLLSQVSLGSIGGDLFKALVIAKEQPDHQTHAVASVVIDRIVGLYAMILMASLGLVIAGGLGEGSEDLRMMAQIVAVAAVFGTVGLIALFVPATTSDSVRESVEKWPVVGDTVAQLVDAARLYRDQRRTVFLTILLGLCTHLLLATGLWSIGKGLPVSSPDFATMLLIGPISLFAGALPITPSGLGTFEATVESLLTMTGAAKGDGTLVALTYRVMTYVVAAVGAVYYLSAKKSIDATLQDVEEGLDAESGKLDPTDLASGELL; via the coding sequence TTGTCAGATGCTGCCGCTAAACGCCGACATCGCTTGATAGCCGCCGCTAAGGTGCTGCTCGCAGTAGGGATTATGGCGTTTCTGCTCTACCGGCTGCAAGGTGAGGATGTCTTCAATCGCCTGCTCAACGAGCCCAAAGACTGGCAAAGGCTGGTTCTAGCACAAGTCGCCATACTCACTGCTTTCTCGATTAGTTGCGTGCGTTGGTACTTCTTAGTGAAAGCTCTGGGGATCAAGTTTCACATGAGCGATGCCTTCCGGCTGGGATCGCTCGGATTCCTGCTCAGTCAGGTGTCGCTTGGAAGCATCGGGGGCGACCTGTTTAAAGCGCTAGTCATCGCCAAGGAGCAGCCCGATCACCAGACCCATGCGGTGGCCAGTGTGGTCATCGATCGAATCGTAGGGCTTTACGCAATGATCCTGATGGCCAGCTTGGGCCTCGTGATCGCCGGTGGTCTCGGAGAAGGCTCGGAAGACCTACGCATGATGGCCCAGATCGTGGCGGTGGCCGCGGTTTTTGGGACTGTTGGACTGATTGCCCTGTTTGTCCCGGCGACGACCAGCGACTCCGTTCGCGAGTCGGTCGAGAAGTGGCCCGTCGTCGGGGATACCGTTGCCCAACTCGTGGACGCGGCAAGGTTATACCGCGACCAACGCCGGACCGTTTTTTTGACGATTCTTCTTGGCCTCTGCACCCATCTCTTGCTCGCTACGGGGCTCTGGTCGATCGGAAAAGGTCTCCCGGTCAGTTCGCCTGACTTTGCAACGATGCTGCTGATTGGCCCCATCAGCCTTTTCGCCGGGGCACTGCCAATTACCCCCAGCGGTTTGGGCACCTTCGAGGCGACGGTCGAGTCGCTACTAACGATGACCGGAGCCGCGAAGGGAGACGGCACCCTAGTCGCCCTCACCTATCGAGTGATGACCTATGTGGTTGCGGCCGTGGGGGCTGTCTATTACCTCAGCGCGAAAAAATCCATCGACGCGACGCTCCAAGACGTCGAAGAGGGGCTCGACGCGGAAAGCGGCAAGCTCGACCCAACCGATCTGGCTAGCGGCGAATTGCTCTAA